Part of the Limihaloglobus sulfuriphilus genome is shown below.
TCGATTCATTATGTGCTCAATCTTCTGATTGGTCAGCATTCGGATGTCACTTCCTTTTGGTACATACTGACGGATCAAGCCATTGGTATTCTCATTCAAGCCCCGCTGCCATGCACTGTAGGGATCGGCAAAGAAGACCTTAATTTTAAGGTTATGGGCAATAGATTCATGGTTTGAAAATTCTTTGCCATTGTCCACTGTCAGTGTATAGGTTCGTCGGGGCAGCGTGCCGATCAGGGCGATAATGGTCCGTTCAACCGCTTCGGCGGTATAACGATCTACCTTACCGATCAGCGTCAGCTTGCTTTTGCGGTCAACCAGGGTTACCAGGGCTCCCTGATGGTTTTTCCCCACGACGGTGTCGCCTTCCCAGTCCCCGATGCGGTTTTTTCTCTCTACAACCGGTGGGCGTTTTTCGATACCAACCCTGTTTTTGATCGTTCCACGCCGGTCCCGGCTGTTTCTTCGTTTTCTTCTTTGTTTGGTCCCGGCAATCCGCAGATGGGTATACAGGGTTTCTCCCCGGGCTTTATCCTGCCAAATGTGCTGGTAAATCCGCTCATGACTGACGGCCGGCCCCTGCCAGTGGGGATCGGTTTTCATGCGTTTTGCGATCTGCTCCGGCGAATGTTGCTGCCGGAGGCGGGATTCAATGTATTCTATCGTCTCCGGCTTCATTTTGACTGCTTTACGGGCGGCCATCCGTCGATATAAAGCCTTTTGCTGGGCCTGCTTAGGGCGATAGCCCCGCAGACCTGTATTGCGGGCCAGTTCCCTGCTGATCGTGCTGGGAGAAACGCCCAACGCCGCAGCTATTTGTTTTTGTTGATTTCCTGCTTGCTTCATGGCATATATTTCGATACGATCGTCTTCGGTGAGCTGCTTGTACGCTCTCATAAGTGTTCCTTTCGTTGAGGTCACCATAATTCAGTGAGAGAGTATACCAGCTCACCACAATTTTGGCGACTTAATTGCACTTATGAGTTGAATCCGCTTTTCGTAAAGTCAATGCTTCAATAGATGCAACGGAAGTTCAGGTTACAAACGATAAAAATGCGTTAAAAGTACAGTTGACTGAGGAAGATATTAGAGAAAAATATCCTTGGGATTATACGATATTGACTACTAGGCTCAGGAAAAGGTATTCAAACTTTAAAGCTAATCAAAAATATCATAATCTTCGAAAGCCTCTTGAGGGAAACCCAAAACTTTGTAGAACACGATACCTAGACCCTGGAAATCCCAAGGGATTGGCAAAAAGATATTATAATCCGAATATTATCAAAAAATTTGATACTCACTATAAGATAATAAAGTAGTAAAAGGATGTGAATTAAAGGAGAACAAAAAGGGTTCAAGTCTCTTTTTAAGCAGACGGACGTGTAAGATGCTCGTTATAAGCACTTTACATTTGAAGGTCTGCCCGTTTTCAAAAGTATTGCCAGCAAAAAATATCTTTTACATTGCTGTAAACCCTTCATTATAAGGATTTTTAAATAACCATGAAGTAAATGAAGGACATGAAGAGAGTCTTGAGATTTAAACTTCAATTCCTTCATGGTTAAATCGGAAATAATTGCTCTTTGAGAGACATGTATCTTTGCTACAACTGCCGGTTTTTCAAATATTGTATCGCTTCGAGCATGTCGGCGGGCAGTGGGCTCTCAAAGTGTATCCGTTTGCCGGTGAGCGGGTGGTCGATTTCCAGCCGCCATGAATGCAGGGCAACGCGGTTGATGATGTAGTCAGGCTCAAGGCTCGGCTGGAACCGGCCGCGGTAGATGGGTGTTCCGCCGTACATTTCGTCTGCCGCGAGGGGGTGTCCCATATCCGCCAAATGCACACGTATCTGATGAGTGCGTCCGGTCTCGAGCTGTATCTCAACCAGTGAATGGGTTTTAAAGCTCTCTCTGAGGCGGTAGCGTGTGCGGGCGGAGCGGCCGGTGTCTGTGACGGCGTATTTTTCTATGAATTTTCTGTCGGGGCCGATGGGTTTATCGATAAGCCCCTGCGGCGGCGAGGGTTCTCCGTGGACGAGCGCTATATATTCTTTGCCAACGGTGCGGCGGCGGAACTGCTCTGAGACGGCGTCGTTTATCCTGCTGTTTTTGCTGAAAATTATTGTGCCGCTGGTTTCCCTGTCTAAGCGGTGAATCACTCCCGGTTCAAACGCCGGCTCGCCGTCGTCACCGGCTTCAAATTTAGCATAGTGGATAAGACCGTTTAGAATCGTTCCCGAGGGGTTGCCTCTGCCAGGGTGGATTATCCTGCCCGGCTGCTTGTTGATAACGATGATCGCCTCGTCTTCATAGATGATGTTAAGCGGCATCTCTTCGCTGAGCAGCTCTCTGTCGGGCAGGTCGAGCTCGATGGTGTCCTGCCAGTTGACCTTTCGTGAGGGTTTGGCACGCGTGCCGTTTACGATGATCTTTTGGCTGCGTATGATTCTCTGGAGCTTTGCACGGCTTAGCTGGCCGAAACGCTTGCCCAGGTATTTGTCCAGACGGATATCGGAATACTTCGGGCCTACCTTTATTACAAGGTGCTCTCCAAAACGCATATCGCTGCCGCTGTTATCCGCTGAAACGCTCAAAACCTGCCTTGTAAAACCAGATTAGTCATCAGTCCCGGATTTTTTCATCTGCCTGTAAACATCCATCGCCTCGGGGAAGGGCCCAAGAGCCCGCTCGAAAATACCCAGCGTGAATGCAATAGTCAGCCCGTAGTTTGTCATCGGCACATTGTACTCGCGGGCACTGATAAGCCTCGATAGCATCTCTCTGCGGTTCCACATGCACGCGCCGCAGTGGATTATGAGTTTGTACTCGGCGATGTTTTGCGGCCAGTCGTGCCCGCGCCAGTGGTCGATCTCGAGACTGCCGCCGACATACTGCCGCAGCCAGCGGGGGATCTTTACCGTGCCGATATCGTCCGTTATCGGGTGGTGCGTACAGGATTCGGCTATCATGATCTTATCGCCCGGCCGGAGGTTTTCGATCGTCATCGCGCCGCGTACCATCTCGGCAAGATCAGCCTTTAACCGGGCAAAGAGTATGCTGAAACTGGTCATCGGTATATCATCGGGCGTATCGGCGGCGACCTTTAGAAACGCCTGTGAATCGGTAACAACGATATCGGGTTTCTGTTTGAGCATCTCCAGTGTGCGGAAAAGTTCACGTTCTTTAGTTACTATTGCCACCGAATCGCCGTCGAGCAAATCTCTTATTGACTGCACCTGCGGCAGTATCAGCCGGCCCTTTGGCGCCTCTTTGTCGATAGGTACCACGAGTACCGCGGCGCCGCCGGGGCGTACCAGGTCGCTGACAATCGGCGGCGTTGTCAGGTATTCTTCGGGTACAGTCTCTACAATCAGCCGCCGCAATTCTGTAAAACCGCTGTTGTCAACCGCACTCGCCAGGCACAATCCGTCGCATTTGGATTTGATGTATTCTATATCCTGCTCGGTTGGCGATGCGATGTCGGTTTTGTTGATGACCGCCAGAACCGGAATATCCAGCCGGCGAAGCTGATGCACGAGGTCATCTTCAAAGACTGACCACGTTCCCGGTTCGGCAACAATTACCGCCAGGTCTGTGCGTTTTATGACCGCCATGCTTCTTTCGATACGTTTGTCTCCCAGCGCACTGTCATCATCTATCCCGGCGGTGTCGATGAACAGCACCGGCCCCAGCGGCAGAAGCTCCATGGGTTTCTCCACGGGGTCGGTTGTTGTGCCGGCAAAGTCTGAAACTATCGATGTGTCCTGTCCGGTGAGACGGTTGAGGATTGAGCTCTTGCCGGCGTTTCTTTTGCCGAATATTCCGATATGAAGGCGGAGGCCTTTAGGTGTCTTTTGCATTTTCGTTTTTCTTTCTGAAACCAAGTGTCAACGCCGCGTCGGCGCTGGTGAGGTATTCATATTCTTCGTTTTTGCATAGATTCTCTTCGAGCAGAAGCTCTTTTATGGTTTTCTTTTCCGCGGCAGCCCTGGAGACTATTTGTGATGCCTTGTCGTAACCGATTTTGCTGATAAAGGCGGTTATTACCGCGGTTGACGCGTCGAGCCGCTGCCTGCATTTATCAGGGTCAACTTTGATTTGGTCTATGCAGTATTTTCTAAGCCTTTCGCTTGCTTCTATGAGTATCTCTATCATTTTCAGCAGGTTATCCGCCAGCAGAGGCATCAGCGCGTTTAGCTCGAGGTGGCTGTTCATTGCCGCGGCAGTAACCGCCGAGTCATGGGCAATCGCCTGTATCGCGATCTGGCTGGTCATTTCGAGTATCACAGGGTTTACCTTGCCGGGCATTATCGAAGAGCCTTCCTGCCGCGGCGGAATACGCACCTCGCCTATGCCGCCTTCGGGTCCGCTGGAGAGAAACCGCAGGTCGCTGCTCACCTTAAACAGATTTGACGCATGCGCCTTGAGTATGCCGCTGACTTCCACGAATTCATCGCAGTTCTGTGTTGACTGAATCAGATTCTCCGCACGTGCCAGAGGCAGGTTTGTCAGTTTTTTGAGCTGTTCAACCACCATGAAGATATACTTCTGGTCAGCGCCGAGACCGGTGCCGATAGCTGTTCCTCCCAGATTTACCACCCGCAGCCTTTCGCGGCATTTGTACAGCCGCCAGCGGTCTTTTGAAAACGCCTCGGCGTATGCCCCGAACTGCTGGCCGGCGGTCATAGGCACTGCGTCCTGAAATTCAGTGCGGCCCAGCTTAACAACCTCGGCGAATTGTTTTTCTTTTTCCTGAAACGCATCTGTCAGTGAGCTTAGAGACTGCTCAAGCTCATCACAGGCGTATATCGCGGCGACTTTCAATGCTGTGGGGTATGTGTCGTTGGTTGACTGGTGCAGGTTCAGGTGCCCATGGGGCGAGATGATATCGTAACTGCCGCAGGGCTTGCCCAGCAGCTGGAGTGCCCTGTTCGTGAGCGTTTCATTGACAAGCATGTTCGTTGACGTGCCGGCGCCGCCCTGAAGAGCTCCAAGTTCTATGCCGGGATTTAAAGTGCCGGCAGAAAGTTCATTACAGGCGGTCTCAATTGCCGCGGCGATATCCTGCGGGATATAGCCAAGTGATGCGTTGGTTTTTAGACACGCCAGCTTTACCAGGCCGAATGCGCATAGAAGCCTTTTATTGACACTGCCGCCGACAAGGCCGAAATTCTCCGACGCTCGCAGGGAGTTTATACCGTAAAGAGACTCTGATGGTATCTTTACCGTGCCGAGAAAATCTTTTTCTGTTCTTGTTGTCATTGCTACCATTGCGTTACATCTTTTAATTTTTTTACCCGCTCTTGTATCATCTCCGGTGTAACTTTACTGATGCTGTTTATCGAGAAGCCCTCTACCGTAAACGAAGCACATGCCGTGCCCATTACGACGGCCTGGCGCAGTGCGGCAAAATCAGCCTTGCCTTTGCCCGCGATATATCCGAGCATTCCGCCGGCGAACGAATCGCCCGCGCCTGTCGGGTCAACCACATCCCGGGTAGGAAACGCCGGCATGGCAAATACATCGCCGTCTTTTGAGCAGAGTATCGAGCCGTGTTCGCCTTTTTTGATGACGGCGTATTTTGGGCCGTAGTCAAAAATCTTCTCCGCCGCGAGCATCAGGTTGCTGTGTCCGCTGAGACAGCGAGCCTCGGCATCGTTGAGTACGAGCATGTCTATCCTGCCGAGCAGCCGTTCAAGCTCTCCCCGGGCATTGTCCAGCCAGAGGTTCATTGTATCTGCTACGACAAATTTAGCGGATTTGAGCTGGTCAACGAAACCGTTCTGTATTGCGGGGTCGGTATTGGCGAGAAAGACAAATTCACTGTCCTGAAACGTCTGCGGCACAGCCGGCGGCGCTTCGAGCAGTACATTGAGCTCTGTAAGCTCTGTTACCGCCTCGTTCATGTCGCCGGTGTAGGATCCTTTCCAGCGGAAAGTTTTACTTCCCCGCCGCGACTCCAGGCCGGAAGTGTCGATCGGTTTTTTGCCGAATATTTCAATAATCTCGAACGGGTAATCTTCGCCTATCACGCCGACAAGCCGAACCTTTGTAAACAGCGATGCCGCCAGCGAAAAGAATACCGCCGAGCCGCCGACACATTCCTCGCTCACTCCAAAGGGGGTGGTTACCGTATCTACCGCCACAGTTCCAGTTACGAGCAGACTCATTGCAGCTCCTTGGAAAATTTTTCTATTGCCGTGTCAATTCGTTTTAGTACGCTCTCTTTGCCGATAATGCTGACAGTGTCGAATATTGTCGGGCTTATTGTGCCGCCGCATATCGCAACCCGCAGCGGCTGAGCGACCTTGCCGAGTCCAACGCCTTTTTCATCTGTTATGCCGCGAAGCGCCGATTCGACCGCGGTATTTGAGAAAACATCAAGGCCGGCGAGTTTTTCACGTATTACCGGCAGCATCTCTATGCCGGAGGGGTCACTCTTGTGCAGAACCTTTTTTACGGCTTTTGGATCGTATTCGAGCTTGTCATCGTCAATGAATATCGCCATGCACTTGCTTTCAATCTCGGCCAGTGTGCGGGCGCCGCGGTTGAGCTCAACAAGCCGTTTGAGCAGCTCATCATCAGCCTTGGGCAGTATGGGGCTGTTGTTGAGTTCAAGGTATCTTTTGAAATAGCCGGTCAGTTTTGCCGCATCGACTGTGTTTATGTGCTCTGTATTAAAAGCCAGAAGTTTTTTGCGGTCGAAAAAGCTGTTTGCTTTGCTCAGGCGGCTAAGGTCAAAGAGGCTTACCAGCTCATCAACGGTCATGATTTCTTTTTCAGTGCCCGGATTCCAGCCCAGCAGCGAGACAAAATTTACCATTGCCTCGGGGATATACCCGCTGCGTTCAAAGTCAACGACGTTGATCTCCGGCAGCTCCGCTCCGACATGAGCGGCGATTTTATCCACGACTGTATCGTCCGGGACGGATTTTTTCGCCAGGAACCTTTCAAGCTCCTCAAGTTCTATTCCGCCTGCCGCGGCGATTTCGTCAAGGTTCGGTTCTGGCATCTGCTTTATAAACTGCCTTAGCGTGTTGGGGCGTTCACGTTTTGAGAGTTTCCCGCCGTTGTCGCTGACGGTGATTGACATGTGGGCGTATTGGGGCACCTCAAAACCTAAGGCCCTTTGCAGAAGCTGATGCCCCGGCGTGTTCATAAGGTGTTCCTGGCCGCGAAGTATATGGGTTACTCCCATCAGGGCATCGTCAACCACGACCGCCAGATGGAAAGTGGGGTAGCCGTCGGCTTTTTGGATAATAAAATCGCTGAGCTCTTCCGGTGCGAATGTTACCTTGCCGCGGATTCTGTCGTCAACAACAACCGGCTTGTCACGTTCCACGCAGAATCTGACGGTAACGGGTTTTCCCTGTTCGCGTGCATTTTGAGCATCTGAGTCTGTGGGGAAAACTTCCGGGCGGGGATATGAGAAGGATTCTTTTTTTGCCTCTGCCGCCTCGCGCATCTGCACCAGATCCTGGGACGTGTCAAAGCAGTAGTAGGCCTTTTTCTCGTCCAGCAGGCGGCGGATATACTTATTATATATATCGAGCCGCTGAGATTGAAGGTAGGGCCCGTTTGGCCCGCCGATTTCGGGGCCTTCGTCCCATTCTATCCCCAGCCAGCGGAGATCTTTTATGACCTGTCCCATGGCTGTGGCTGTATTGCGTTTCTGGTCGGTGTCCTCAATACGGAGTATAAACTTTCCGCCGCTCTTGCGGGCAAGCAGCCAGCTGAAAAGTGCCGTGCGTGCGCCGCCAATGTGTAAATAGCCGGTAGGTGATGGTGCGAATCTGGTAACTGCCATTTAATTTCCTGTTATATTATAGTTGGTTCTTGTTTTGCCGTTTTTAATATCTGTAATGCTCGGGCTTGTATGGGCCCTCAACACTTATGCCGAGGTATTGGGCCTGTTTGTCAGTGAGCTTTGTAAGTTTTGTGTCAAAACGCGTCAGATGCAGGCGGGCGACCTCTTCGTCAAGTTTTTTGGGCAGTGTATAGACCTTGTGCTCAAGCCCGCCTTTGGCAAGCATCATCTGGGCAAGGCACTGATTGGTGAAACTGCTGCTCATTACAAAGCTGGGGTGTCCGGTGGCGCAGCCGAGGTTTACAAGTCTGCCCTCAGCGAGAACGATAATAGTTCTGCCGCTCTTGAGCTTCCACAGGTCAACCTGGGGTTTTATGTTTATCTTTGCGCAGTCCTTTGAATTTTCGAGATAGCTCATCTCGATCTCGCTGTCGAAGTGGCCGATGTTGCAGATGATCGCTTCTTCTTTCATCTGTTCCATGTGCTCACCGGTGATGACGTCGCAGCAGCCGGTGGCGGTGATGAAAATGTCACCTTTTGAAGCGGCCTCTTCCATTGTAACTACCTGGTAGCCTTCCATGACGGCCTGCAATGCGCAAATCGGGTCAACTTCAGTGATTAGGACACGTGCTCCAAGGCCCCGCATTGACTGGGCACAGCCCTTGCCGACATCCCCGTAGCCGCAGACAACGACCGTCTTGCCGGAAACCATAACGTCCGTTGCCCGTTTAATACCGTCGGCGAGTGATTCGCGGCAGCCGTAGAGGTTGTCGAATTTAGATTTTGTAACAGAATCGTTGACATTTACCGCGGGGAATGGGAGTTTTCCCGATTCGGCGAGTTTGTAAAGCCGGTGTACGCCGGTAGTTGTTTCTTCTGAGACACCTTTTAGATTGTCCTGTATCTTTGTCCAGCGCGCCGGCGAGGATTCAAGCCCTCGTTTTATTCTCTCCAGGACAATTTTAAACTCCTGGTTGTCAGTGGGTTTGTCCAGGATTGACGGGTCCTTTTCCGCGTTTGCGCCTGTTATAAGCATCATGGTAGCATCGCCGCCGTCATCAACAATTAAATCCGGCCCGCTGCCGTCCGGCCAGGTAAGTGCCTGCTCGGTACACCACCAGTATTCCTGGAGTGTCTCGCCTTTCCAGGCAAAGACCGGCACGTCCAGCTCAAGGGCGACCGCGGCGGCGGCGTGGTCCTGTGTAGAGTGTATGTTGCAAGATGCCCAGCGTATGTCCGCCCCGAGTTTCTGGAGTGTCTGGATAAGCATTGCCGTTTGGATCGTCATGTGCAGTGAACCAGTTATCTTCATTCCAGACAATGGTTTATCTTTGCCGTAACGCTGCTGGACAGCCATCAGGCCCGGCATTTCACGCTCGGCGAGCTTCATTTCTTTTACGCCGAAATCTTTGAGGTTCTCGTCGGCTATCTTGAACTTTAATTTTTTGTCTATGGGTATAAACATATTATTTCCTTTTTGCAGTTTAAAATTATGTAAATCGATAAAATATTTTACACAACTAACACCAAACAGCAAGCCAAACACGGTTAACTGCAAAAAAATACGTTATTAAGCGGATATTGTTAAAAATTACTGTTGCATTGCGGGATTTATAGTTTATTATGCTAATAGCTGTAGGTTGGGCGTATTTAAGGAGATGTAAAAAACTTAAAATAACCGGGGTGAAATTTGACCGTCGCTTATTTGTATGTTGACAACGATAAGACGCTTCAAACCGCGATAGAACATATTAAGCTGGCTGAGCGTGTAGCAGTAGATATAGAAGCAGACAGTCTCCACAACTACAACGAAAAGGTGTGCCTGATTCAGATTACAACAAATGGTGAGAATTTCATCATAGACCCTTTTGCTAAGATGGATCTGCGAAAACTGCTCAACCTGCTCAAAAAGAAGCCCCTGATTTTTCACGGCGGAGACTATGACCTGCGAATGTTATATCACACGTATCAGTTCAAGCCCGAGGCTCCAGTCTTTGATACCAAAATCGCCGCGCAGTTTATGGGAATGGATCAGCTGGGCCTTGCTACAGTCATAAAAGAGCTTTACAATATAAAAATTGACAAAGCCCACCAGACTTCAGACTGGTCAAAGAGGCCTTTGAGCCCAACACAGCTTCAGTACGCCTGTCTTGACACTCATTTTCTCCATGAAATTGCTGAGCATTACGAGAGTAAGCTCAAAAGAAAAAAACGTTTTGACTGGTATGTTGAAACCTGTGAGAGAATTGCAATAGCTGCAATTGAAAATCACGATAACAACGGTCATAAAGATCCCTGGCGTATAAAAGGGTATTCTAAGCTGCATCCGGGCCAATTAAGGTACCTCAAGGAGGTATGGCAATGGCGGGAAGAAACAGCTCAGAAACGTGACATTCCTCCATTCAAAGTTATGCGTAACGAGGTTATGCTTTTAATTTCAAAGTGGGCGTTTCACAATCCGTTCCGAAGCGTTAAAAGATTCCGGAATCTGCCTAAAAAACTAACTGATGAGGAAATCAGCTCTCTGCGTGAAACTATACGAAAAGGTAAGGACGTTCCCAAAGATCAGTGGCCCAGCCAGTACAGAAAAGTAGAAAAACATCGCCGCAGCCCCAGCAATAAAGCAATTGTTGCCGAGTTGAAAGAAAAAATAGAAAAAAAAGCAAAGAAAATGGGGTTAAGTACTTCAACACTCATAACTTCGAGATGTATTGACAAGATTTCGAGGTGCTGCCCTGTTAATGAACAGGAATTGCGTGAGAATACGAATATGTATGAATGGCAGATATCGCTGATGTCAAAGACCATATTCAGCGTTGTGAAAAAAAATACCAGGTAAGGCGGTAAGTTAACTCAACTGTTAATAAGTTGGATTAAGGCGTTTTCCGGCCCTCGGAAAATCTGGGCTTAACAGATAAAAGGCTCCGTTCATAAATAAAAAAGCCGCCCAAAGCGGACGGCTTATTATTTTTACTTTTCATGTCTCTTTTCCGAAGTCTTAAACTGTTATACAATTATCATGAACTTGTATCTGCTGAACGTTTTCCCTGTTGACCTTTTCCCTGTTAATCTTTCCCCTGCTGCAACACGGAAATAAGAAATTCAATCAGATTCAATTTCAAGTTTATTTACTTTTTAATATGATATCATTTTAGTATCATATAGGGCCGTTTCAAGTAAAAAATAAAAATTTTATAAAAAAAAGTCAGGAAATGTTAAAAACAGCTATAAGACAAAAAAAGGGCGGCTGCTGTTAAGCAACCGCCCTTGAGGCTTTTAAAGTTTATAAAGCACTCTATTCCATAGAGATAGCTTCAACGGGGCATTCGTCAACGCAAGCACCGCAATCAACGCAAGCGCCTTCATCGACTACTGCTACATCGTCCTGCATAGAAATAGCTTCCACCGGACAAGAGTCAACACATGCTCCGCAACCTGTACAAGTATCTTTATTAACTACTGCTGGCATTATTGTTCCTTTCAATTGATAGTTATTGTTTTGTTTGTAAGTTAAAACTATGCTGTGAATTTAGATTATTTTGCGTGATAATCCAGTAAATTTTGCTAAATTTTTCTGTTTTTTTGATTATTTTTTTATTGTTAATGTAAGTGGTTTTTTGTAAACGAATTAAATCAATTATTTAAACATCCTGATAACATTGGGCGGGTAAGATTTCAGCTGAAAATCCGGTACATTTCGCCGCGTATCTGGTCTGCTGCAAATCCGGAGAAAAGCTGCTGCTGGAGGATTGCCTGTTCTAT
Proteins encoded:
- the ahcY gene encoding adenosylhomocysteinase, giving the protein MFIPIDKKLKFKIADENLKDFGVKEMKLAEREMPGLMAVQQRYGKDKPLSGMKITGSLHMTIQTAMLIQTLQKLGADIRWASCNIHSTQDHAAAAVALELDVPVFAWKGETLQEYWWCTEQALTWPDGSGPDLIVDDGGDATMMLITGANAEKDPSILDKPTDNQEFKIVLERIKRGLESSPARWTKIQDNLKGVSEETTTGVHRLYKLAESGKLPFPAVNVNDSVTKSKFDNLYGCRESLADGIKRATDVMVSGKTVVVCGYGDVGKGCAQSMRGLGARVLITEVDPICALQAVMEGYQVVTMEEAASKGDIFITATGCCDVITGEHMEQMKEEAIICNIGHFDSEIEMSYLENSKDCAKINIKPQVDLWKLKSGRTIIVLAEGRLVNLGCATGHPSFVMSSSFTNQCLAQMMLAKGGLEHKVYTLPKKLDEEVARLHLTRFDTKLTKLTDKQAQYLGISVEGPYKPEHYRY
- a CDS encoding PfkB family carbohydrate kinase — its product is MSLLVTGTVAVDTVTTPFGVSEECVGGSAVFFSLAASLFTKVRLVGVIGEDYPFEIIEIFGKKPIDTSGLESRRGSKTFRWKGSYTGDMNEAVTELTELNVLLEAPPAVPQTFQDSEFVFLANTDPAIQNGFVDQLKSAKFVVADTMNLWLDNARGELERLLGRIDMLVLNDAEARCLSGHSNLMLAAEKIFDYGPKYAVIKKGEHGSILCSKDGDVFAMPAFPTRDVVDPTGAGDSFAGGMLGYIAGKGKADFAALRQAVVMGTACASFTVEGFSINSISKVTPEMIQERVKKLKDVTQW
- a CDS encoding IS30 family transposase, whose translation is MRAYKQLTEDDRIEIYAMKQAGNQQKQIAAALGVSPSTISRELARNTGLRGYRPKQAQQKALYRRMAARKAVKMKPETIEYIESRLRQQHSPEQIAKRMKTDPHWQGPAVSHERIYQHIWQDKARGETLYTHLRIAGTKQRRKRRNSRDRRGTIKNRVGIEKRPPVVERKNRIGDWEGDTVVGKNHQGALVTLVDRKSKLTLIGKVDRYTAEAVERTIIALIGTLPRRTYTLTVDNGKEFSNHESIAHNLKIKVFFADPYSAWQRGLNENTNGLIRQYVPKGSDIRMLTNQKIEHIMNRLNNRPRKSLGFLTPNEVFYKRKKLTG
- a CDS encoding aspartate ammonia-lyase, coding for MTTRTEKDFLGTVKIPSESLYGINSLRASENFGLVGGSVNKRLLCAFGLVKLACLKTNASLGYIPQDIAAAIETACNELSAGTLNPGIELGALQGGAGTSTNMLVNETLTNRALQLLGKPCGSYDIISPHGHLNLHQSTNDTYPTALKVAAIYACDELEQSLSSLTDAFQEKEKQFAEVVKLGRTEFQDAVPMTAGQQFGAYAEAFSKDRWRLYKCRERLRVVNLGGTAIGTGLGADQKYIFMVVEQLKKLTNLPLARAENLIQSTQNCDEFVEVSGILKAHASNLFKVSSDLRFLSSGPEGGIGEVRIPPRQEGSSIMPGKVNPVILEMTSQIAIQAIAHDSAVTAAAMNSHLELNALMPLLADNLLKMIEILIEASERLRKYCIDQIKVDPDKCRQRLDASTAVITAFISKIGYDKASQIVSRAAAEKKTIKELLLEENLCKNEEYEYLTSADAALTLGFRKKNENAKDT
- a CDS encoding ribonuclease D — encoded protein: MTVAYLYVDNDKTLQTAIEHIKLAERVAVDIEADSLHNYNEKVCLIQITTNGENFIIDPFAKMDLRKLLNLLKKKPLIFHGGDYDLRMLYHTYQFKPEAPVFDTKIAAQFMGMDQLGLATVIKELYNIKIDKAHQTSDWSKRPLSPTQLQYACLDTHFLHEIAEHYESKLKRKKRFDWYVETCERIAIAAIENHDNNGHKDPWRIKGYSKLHPGQLRYLKEVWQWREETAQKRDIPPFKVMRNEVMLLISKWAFHNPFRSVKRFRNLPKKLTDEEISSLRETIRKGKDVPKDQWPSQYRKVEKHRRSPSNKAIVAELKEKIEKKAKKMGLSTSTLITSRCIDKISRCCPVNEQELRENTNMYEWQISLMSKTIFSVVKKNTR
- the gltX gene encoding glutamate--tRNA ligase is translated as MAVTRFAPSPTGYLHIGGARTALFSWLLARKSGGKFILRIEDTDQKRNTATAMGQVIKDLRWLGIEWDEGPEIGGPNGPYLQSQRLDIYNKYIRRLLDEKKAYYCFDTSQDLVQMREAAEAKKESFSYPRPEVFPTDSDAQNAREQGKPVTVRFCVERDKPVVVDDRIRGKVTFAPEELSDFIIQKADGYPTFHLAVVVDDALMGVTHILRGQEHLMNTPGHQLLQRALGFEVPQYAHMSITVSDNGGKLSKRERPNTLRQFIKQMPEPNLDEIAAAGGIELEELERFLAKKSVPDDTVVDKIAAHVGAELPEINVVDFERSGYIPEAMVNFVSLLGWNPGTEKEIMTVDELVSLFDLSRLSKANSFFDRKKLLAFNTEHINTVDAAKLTGYFKRYLELNNSPILPKADDELLKRLVELNRGARTLAEIESKCMAIFIDDDKLEYDPKAVKKVLHKSDPSGIEMLPVIREKLAGLDVFSNTAVESALRGITDEKGVGLGKVAQPLRVAICGGTISPTIFDTVSIIGKESVLKRIDTAIEKFSKELQ
- a CDS encoding RluA family pseudouridine synthase gives rise to the protein MSVSADNSGSDMRFGEHLVIKVGPKYSDIRLDKYLGKRFGQLSRAKLQRIIRSQKIIVNGTRAKPSRKVNWQDTIELDLPDRELLSEEMPLNIIYEDEAIIVINKQPGRIIHPGRGNPSGTILNGLIHYAKFEAGDDGEPAFEPGVIHRLDRETSGTIIFSKNSRINDAVSEQFRRRTVGKEYIALVHGEPSPPQGLIDKPIGPDRKFIEKYAVTDTGRSARTRYRLRESFKTHSLVEIQLETGRTHQIRVHLADMGHPLAADEMYGGTPIYRGRFQPSLEPDYIINRVALHSWRLEIDHPLTGKRIHFESPLPADMLEAIQYLKNRQL
- the hydF gene encoding [FeFe] hydrogenase H-cluster maturation GTPase HydF; amino-acid sequence: MQKTPKGLRLHIGIFGKRNAGKSSILNRLTGQDTSIVSDFAGTTTDPVEKPMELLPLGPVLFIDTAGIDDDSALGDKRIERSMAVIKRTDLAVIVAEPGTWSVFEDDLVHQLRRLDIPVLAVINKTDIASPTEQDIEYIKSKCDGLCLASAVDNSGFTELRRLIVETVPEEYLTTPPIVSDLVRPGGAAVLVVPIDKEAPKGRLILPQVQSIRDLLDGDSVAIVTKERELFRTLEMLKQKPDIVVTDSQAFLKVAADTPDDIPMTSFSILFARLKADLAEMVRGAMTIENLRPGDKIMIAESCTHHPITDDIGTVKIPRWLRQYVGGSLEIDHWRGHDWPQNIAEYKLIIHCGACMWNRREMLSRLISAREYNVPMTNYGLTIAFTLGIFERALGPFPEAMDVYRQMKKSGTDD
- a CDS encoding indolepyruvate ferredoxin oxidoreductase subunit alpha, whose translation is MPAVVNKDTCTGCGACVDSCPVEAISMQDDVAVVDEGACVDCGACVDECPVEAISME